A genomic stretch from Lathyrus oleraceus cultivar Zhongwan6 chromosome 2, CAAS_Psat_ZW6_1.0, whole genome shotgun sequence includes:
- the LOC127123193 gene encoding secreted RxLR effector protein 161-like, whose amino-acid sequence MSKTLMHATCILEKHEVSAKVEQKVLRGMISSLLYLTAFRPDILFSVCLYARFQSDPRESNLTTIKRIFRHLKGTINTGLCYRRSKDYKLMGYCDADYAGHRLERKNTSGNYHFLGDNVISWSNKKQSTIALSTVEAEYIVTSGCNT is encoded by the coding sequence ATGTCAAAGACTCTTATGCATGCTACATGTATCCTTGAGAAGCATGAGGTAAGTGCTAAGGTAGAACAGAAGGTATTAAGAGGTATGATTAGTTCTCTTTTGTACTTGACCGCTTTTAGACCTGACATTTTGTTTAGTGTCTGTTTGTatgctcgcttccaatcagatcctagggagTCCAACTTAACAACTATTAAGAGGATCTTCAGGCATCTGAAAGGTACGATTAACACTGGCTTGTGTTATAGAAGATCTAAAGACTACAAGCTAATgggttattgtgatgctgattatGCTGGACATAGACTTGAGAGAAAAAACACTTCTGGCAACTATCATTTTCTAGGAGATAATGTGATCTCATGGTCCAATAAAAAGCAATCAACAATAGCACTTTCAACTgttgaagctgaatacattgtAACCTCTGGATGCAACACTTAA